Proteins from a genomic interval of Lactococcus protaetiae:
- a CDS encoding cation-translocating P-type ATPase has protein sequence MKYKTEPIENIKELYQINSETGLNSQQIIKNRNTFGSNEFTEQKGPNLLQKIAHHLLEVMNLILIAVAILAGYLACIGNGNYTKTIVVLLIVIINVVVSTFQESRAENALSALKKLSSPTSTVLREGKIQTISSSELVCGDLIQLSAGMQVGADVRLLSSNSLQIDESSLTGESEPIDKDATVVITEEVPLGDQLNMVFSGTNVLNGTAQGIVVAVGNQSQMGQIATLIGEQVKGKTPLQKRIDKLAKRLAIIAFGAGILIFAINMFYGNIPLVDNLMTAVVLGVAAVPETLPVIVTLSLIYGVENMAHKRAIIRNIPAVETLGNATVIASDKTGTLTQNQMTIQKLWLSGNETWSGGHLSDHEVTLMQNFAYASDATAQLKDGNWEVHGDPTEASIIRFLIAHDLYHPEKAPKRIAELPFDSSRKKMTVVIPHPQYTGRYMVLTKGAFDRLAPTSQHTTHHHHILNIDGTAALQPDLEEELLIEAQQVHDEFADNALRVLALAYKVIDEIPSVLTELEEDLHFLGIIGMIDPPRPESKAAVAEARTAGIKPIMITGDHALTAKAIATELDIYRDGDKVVDGLTLSAMTDSELKTDIEKVSVYARVSPEDKLRIVKAWQDKGQIVAMTGDGVNDAPSLRAADVGTAMGIAGTEVAKSASDIVLADDNFATIVGAVREGRRVYANIKKTIYYLLSANVAEILIMLIGAIVGWGLPFTGMQLLYINVLADGIPGFGISREKADEHLMHQPPIGVRESLFSRGVSWRIAICSASFIVTGLIGFYLGRFIEIAGQTPSHQLGQTMAFVILTLASTINVYNAKSNKSIFKSGITANKMIFGTTILSLTITLIFTHVPFLMNILEITSLSATHWLIAISLSLVSILVIELTKLVLNKQNKKFIG, from the coding sequence AACAAATCATCAAAAATCGAAATACTTTTGGAAGTAATGAATTCACTGAGCAAAAAGGACCTAACCTACTTCAAAAAATTGCTCACCATCTTCTTGAAGTGATGAATCTCATACTTATTGCGGTTGCTATCTTAGCTGGATATCTGGCTTGTATAGGAAATGGTAATTATACGAAAACAATCGTCGTACTACTCATTGTGATTATCAATGTTGTAGTCTCTACTTTTCAAGAAAGTCGAGCTGAAAATGCTTTATCAGCACTTAAAAAACTATCTTCACCTACCTCTACTGTTTTGCGTGAAGGAAAAATTCAGACGATTTCATCTTCTGAACTTGTTTGTGGAGATTTAATTCAACTCTCTGCTGGAATGCAAGTAGGAGCGGATGTGCGACTACTTAGTAGCAATTCTCTTCAAATTGATGAATCTTCCCTAACAGGTGAATCAGAACCCATTGATAAAGACGCAACTGTTGTCATTACTGAGGAAGTGCCACTTGGCGATCAACTCAACATGGTCTTTTCTGGGACAAATGTCCTCAATGGAACCGCGCAAGGGATCGTTGTTGCAGTCGGAAATCAATCGCAAATGGGGCAAATTGCTACATTGATTGGTGAGCAAGTCAAAGGAAAAACTCCACTTCAAAAACGAATTGATAAACTCGCAAAACGCCTTGCTATCATTGCTTTTGGTGCAGGTATCCTAATTTTTGCTATCAATATGTTTTATGGCAACATTCCTCTGGTTGATAATCTCATGACTGCAGTTGTTCTTGGAGTTGCTGCCGTACCCGAAACACTTCCTGTTATCGTTACCCTCAGTCTTATTTACGGTGTAGAAAACATGGCACACAAACGTGCGATTATTCGTAACATTCCCGCAGTAGAAACACTTGGTAATGCGACTGTCATTGCATCTGATAAGACAGGCACATTAACTCAAAATCAAATGACAATTCAAAAGCTTTGGCTTTCAGGAAATGAAACTTGGTCCGGTGGACACCTCTCAGACCATGAAGTGACACTCATGCAAAATTTTGCCTACGCATCAGATGCCACCGCCCAACTCAAAGACGGTAATTGGGAAGTTCATGGTGATCCAACAGAAGCTTCGATTATCCGTTTTCTGATTGCTCATGACCTCTACCATCCTGAAAAAGCACCAAAGCGTATCGCTGAACTTCCCTTTGATAGTTCACGAAAAAAAATGACGGTCGTCATCCCACATCCTCAATACACAGGGCGCTATATGGTGCTAACAAAAGGAGCATTTGACCGCCTTGCACCAACAAGCCAGCACACTACACATCATCACCATATTCTCAATATTGACGGCACAGCCGCTTTACAACCCGATTTAGAAGAAGAACTTCTTATTGAAGCACAACAAGTTCATGACGAATTTGCTGACAATGCACTTCGTGTCCTTGCTCTTGCTTACAAAGTCATTGATGAAATTCCGTCAGTACTGACAGAACTTGAAGAAGACCTCCACTTCCTCGGAATCATAGGTATGATTGACCCACCTCGTCCAGAGTCTAAAGCAGCCGTAGCAGAAGCACGTACAGCTGGAATCAAACCAATTATGATTACTGGTGACCATGCACTGACAGCCAAAGCAATTGCTACAGAATTAGATATTTATCGTGATGGCGACAAAGTTGTAGATGGTCTAACTCTGTCAGCAATGACAGACAGTGAACTAAAAACTGATATCGAAAAAGTATCCGTTTACGCTCGAGTCAGTCCAGAAGACAAACTTCGTATCGTCAAAGCTTGGCAAGATAAAGGACAAATCGTAGCTATGACAGGTGACGGTGTCAATGATGCACCAAGTTTACGAGCCGCTGATGTCGGGACTGCTATGGGAATCGCAGGAACCGAGGTAGCAAAATCTGCATCTGATATCGTCCTCGCTGATGACAACTTCGCCACCATTGTTGGAGCTGTCCGAGAAGGTCGCCGTGTATATGCCAATATCAAAAAGACAATCTATTATCTACTTTCAGCAAATGTAGCCGAAATCCTCATCATGCTTATTGGCGCAATTGTCGGTTGGGGATTACCATTCACTGGAATGCAACTTCTTTATATTAATGTCCTTGCTGATGGGATACCAGGTTTCGGTATTTCACGAGAAAAAGCTGATGAACATCTAATGCATCAACCGCCAATTGGAGTAAGAGAGAGTTTATTCTCACGTGGAGTCAGTTGGAGAATAGCGATTTGTTCCGCAAGCTTTATTGTGACAGGGCTTATTGGTTTCTATCTCGGAAGATTTATTGAGATTGCTGGTCAAACCCCAAGCCATCAACTTGGACAAACTATGGCATTCGTCATACTAACACTTGCTTCTACTATTAATGTTTATAATGCGAAGAGTAATAAATCTATCTTCAAATCAGGTATTACAGCAAATAAAATGATTTTTGGCACGACAATACTCTCACTAACAATCACATTAATCTTTACCCATGTTCCATTCCTAATGAACATTTTAGAGATTACCAGTCTATCAGCAACTCACTGGCTTATTGCAATTAGCTTATCATTAGTCAGCATACTCGTTATTGAACTTACAAAATTAGTTCTCAATAAACAAAATAAAAAATTTATCGGATAA